The following are from one region of the Carassius auratus strain Wakin chromosome 13, ASM336829v1, whole genome shotgun sequence genome:
- the LOC113112488 gene encoding cytochrome c oxidase assembly protein COX16 homolog, mitochondrial, with the protein MWSQVRKLQKNRTVKYGIPMLLLVVGGSFGLREFTQIRYDAQKIKKKLDPALEARVNNKKQSAILQEEYEKLKDLDLDGWKNIRGPRPWEDSKEQQQAQLNKGT; encoded by the exons ATGTGGAGTCAAGTTCGTAAACTCCAAAAGAACAGGACAGTGAAATATGGGATCCCGATGCTG CTGCTGGTTGTGGGAGGGTCGTTTGGATTGAGAGAATTCACTCAGATTAGATATGATGCACAGAAGATCAAAAAGAAG ctGGACCCTGCACTGGAAGCACGGGTGAACAATAAAAAACAGTCAGCCATCCTTCAGGAAGAGTATGAG AAATTGAAGGATTTGGATTTGGATGGATGGAAAAACATTCGTGGCCCACGTCCCTGGGAGGATTCAAAGGAGCAGCAGCAAGCTCAACTCAATAAAGGCACATAG